Part of the Anaerohalosphaeraceae bacterium genome is shown below.
GTTTCGATCTCGGCATCCGATTTTCCCGAACCGGCCGGCTCATACTTGACCAGACGTGCCTTGACGGCCTGGAAAAACCCGACCTCATCCCGTACCGCCAGCGCCTCCGGATGAGGAATCGAAAGGGCAAAGGCCCTCGACAAAGCGGTCACTTCCCGAATAAAGCGTTCTCTGCCGTTTTCAAGTCCCAAAATATATTCCTGTGCTTCGAGAATCACAGTAAGCTTCTGATTTGTATCAGCCGCAAAAAACTGCCGATAGTCAAAATGAGAAAACATCTGTCGCACAACCTCGAGTTTTTCGAGCATCACCCGCACAGCTTCCGACTGATCCAGCGTCGGAGTTCCCCGGCCGCCGCTTTGTGTATAGACCGCAATGGCTTCCTTCAGCTCTGATGCAAACCCGATATAGTCCACAATGAGGCCGCCTTCTTTATCCCGGAAAATCCGATTGACCCGGGCAATCGCCTGCATCAGCGTATGACCGCGCATCAGCTTATCAATGTACATCGTATGCAGACACGGCACATCAAAACCCGTCAGCCACATATCACAGACGATAACCATCTTTAGCGGGTCGTTCGGATTCTTAAAGCGTGCTGCAATCTCCCGCCGCTGTTCTTTAGTGGTGCTGTGCGGCTGCCATTCCGGCGGATCGGAGGAGGCGGAGGTCATCACCACTTTTAACTGCTCCGCCCAGTTCGGCCGAAGTCTCAGAATGGCCTCGTACATCGCAACCGCTGTCCGCCGGCTTATACAGACGATCATGGCCTTGCCGTCAAAAACCTCCTGCCGCTGTTCAAAATGCTGAACAATATCTGCGGCGACATCCTTTACTCTGTCCGGATGCCCTACAATGGCCTCCAGCTGGGTCCATTTGGCCTTGGCTCTTTCGGCGGCGGTGCTTTCGGCCCCTTCGGTGATGGCCGCGACTTCCTCATCGAGCAGCTCCTTTTCTTCGGGCTTTAATTGAATCCTGGCCAGCCGCGATTCATAATAGATGGGAACCGTCGCGCCGTCCCGGATGGACTGCTCAATGTCGTAAATATCAATCTCATTCCCGAAAACCGAACGCGTGGAGATGTCCTCTTTCTCGATCGGTGTGGCTGTAAAACCGATAAACGACGCATTCGGCAGGGCGTCCCGCAGATACTTGGCCATTCCGTAGACTGTTCTTACCGTGCCGTCTTGCTGTGTAATATGTCTTGCCTGAAAGCCGTAATGGCTCCGGTGTGCCTCGTCGGCAATCACAACAATATTCCGGCGCTCCGACAGCCGTTCAAAATGCGATTGGCCCTCCTCCGGGGAAAACTTCTGCAGAGTCGTAAAAATAATGCCGCCGCCGGCCGTTCTCAGAAGCGTTTTCAGATGGGCAATGCTCTGGGCCTGCACCGGCTCCTGCCGAAGCAGCTGCCGGCACCCCGCAAACGTCTCAAACAGCTGGTCATCCAGATCGTTGCGGTCGGTCACAACGACCACCGTCGGGTTGTCCAGGTTCAGAACGATTTTGCCGGTATAAAAGACCATCGACAAACTCTTTCCGGAGCCCTGCGTATGCCAGACCACGCCGATTTTTCGGTTTCCGTCGGGGCGGCTTGCCTGCAGAGTCATCTCAACCGCTTTGTTCACGGCAAAATACTGATGATAGGCCGCCGTTTTCTTCACGGATACAGTGCTCGACAGACCGGTTTGGGGGTCGGTCCTCATCGTTTTCTCAAAGACAGTAAAATGCCGTATCAGGTCCAGAAAAACCGTTTTGTTCAGCATCCCCCGAACCAGCATTTCCAGCTGCGGGACTGTGGGGCTCTCTTCCCGTCGGCCGTCAATGGATTTCCAGGCGGCAAACCGGCCGTAATCCGAAGAAATCGTCCCGGCCCTCGCATCGAAGCCGTCGGAAACAGCCAGAACGGCGTTATAATGGAAAAGGGACGGAATGGCGCTTTTGTAATTCTGCAGCTGGGTAAAGGCCTTGGCAATTGTGGCGTTTTCATCGGCCGGGTTCTTCAGTTCCATCACCGCCAGAGGCAGACCGTTGACAAACAGGACTACATCCGGGCGTTTGGTGATGTTGTTTTCGGTGACGGTAAACTGGTTGCAGACCAGAAACTCGTTGTTGCGGACCTCCTCAAAATCAATCAGCCGGACCTTGTCGCCCCGAACGGTGCCGTCAACGAGGTATTCTACCTCGACTCCCTCCGTCAGCATCCGGTGAAACGCCTCGTTGTTATCGATAAGGTTCTGGCTGGGCAGGTGGAGAACCTGCCGGAGGGCCTGAACTCGGGTCTCCTCCGGAATGCCCGGGTTGAGCATATCGACGGCGTTTCGGAGGCGGTTGACCAGAACAACCTCGCCGGGGCTCTGCCGTTCGGCGGCCTGCTCTTCAGGAGACAGATACTCAAACCCCTGCGATTGCAGCAGTTCAATCACATACTGTTCAATATCGGATTCGAAGAGGCTCATGGTTTAACTCGGCGTAGTAAAAATCGTTTCGAAATCTTTTCCCCTCTTCCCTCTTCACTTTTCCCTTTTCACTCTTCACTTTTCACTCTTTTACTCGTTTTTACGGTTGATATCAGCATAGCTGTCAGTTCCTGACAATCTGTCTGCATACTCTCGTGCATCTTTTTATCTATATAGTCTGCATCCTTCATCAAACAGAGCCAGTAATCGGTTTCATTGGCTTCCTTCAATGCAATACTCATTTTGTGTGCAAAATCCGCCCTGCTTTGCCCGAATTCTGCTTCTCGAATCAATGCCCCGATGGCTGTTCCGCTTTCCAAAATCTGTTTGCTTAGGACATATTCTTTTTTCTCTCGCTGCAGATATTGTGAGAGCTTGACAATCCGAACGGCAAATTTATAGCTTTTTTCTTTTAAAATTGAATTTCTCACTCCTTTTCCCTTTTCCCTTTTCACTCTTCACTTATCACTCTTCACTTTTCACTCTTCCCTTTTCACTGTTCACTTTTCACTTTTCACTCTTCACTGTTCACTCTTCACTCTTATCTCCCCCTTCATCAGTTTGGGCAACAGCGTATCCCGCAGCTTCGAGAGAGTTTGGATTTGTTTGCAGTTTTTGAATATTTTTTCGAAAACAGGTTTTATTGTTTGATTGAAAACTACCATTTTTAATCTGTCTGGCAGCAAGATATCTAAAGTCTTAACTTGCTCTCGATTTATCCCGGGTTGCGCTGAGTTGGAATTAAGATTCCGAATAGCGCCTGTTATTTCCGGTAAATCCAGCCATAAAAAAAGATATTCTTGGCTTACCGTTTCTTCTTTAGCTCTTAAAATAAAGACGTGCTCATTTATAGCGCATTTTTCATGAGGGAATCCATAAGCAAAGAAACTCTTTCTTCCTAATTCTGCACCATCCTTATATAATAATACATCTCTGCTTTGAAGTTTTCCTTGTTCCATAGATTCATAAAAGTCTTCAGAGATATATTTCTCTTTTGAAAAGTCGTAAATGCCTAACCCTAAAATATTTTCTGCTCCTATACTTGGGATGCCTGACTTTAGGAAACCAACGCCGCCTTTAGGTCTTTTGCCTGTTTGAATTTCTAATAAAACCTCCCCCAGTTTTCCCCATCTCCACCCCTCGGGCAGGCCGGTTTGGGGATTCACTTTTAACTGTTCACCGTTCACTCTAAACTTAACAAACCATTCCCGAAATATCGCCTGAGCAATAGATTCGAGGGTCTTATTCTGCCGACGCAGCAGCTCTATCTTGTCATCAAAACTCGATAAAACCGCCGCTATCGCCTTCTGCTCTGAAAGTGGAGGAAGGATTACTTTTAAATTATAAAATTCTTCTCGACTTGTTGAAGGAATAGCCGACCCGCTATCCATTCCGTTTATGTCTTGGGTCAATAGTTGGTAATAAGCCCATTTAATATCAAATTCTGTTTTGGGTTTGAGATAAAACGCCGTATCTATAACAAAAAATGGTTCTGGTGAGAAATGGACCCCTCGATAAGCACCTTTACGTCCAATTATTATGCTTGGAAAAGTACATAATGGTTCGTTATGCCATCCAATAGGTCCGTTCGTACCATATACTCTGTACATACCTTTTGCATTTTCATAGTTACGCAAAGACTTGCCATACTCTAACGTTGCAAGTGTTCCCCAAGTTGTTTCTTTCCAGTCAGTCATTGTATGCTACTTTGAGCAAATCTTAGACATTTCGAGTACGTGCCAAACAATAAAAACAATCGCACCGATAAAAAGAGTATACAATTGAATTGTTGCCCAAAATGACGCGCGCTTTGAATTATATGCAGCCGCTCTTAAAATTCCTTCAGATGCCGCTTGAATTTTTTGTGGGTGCATACCAATTTCTGGGTTTTCGCCCTTTTGAACTCGTAATAATTCAAAATTTGCAAACATGGTAGATCCGACATATTGACGCCTTCTGCAACCTGCAAAAAAACTGATTGCCCAAAGAGTAACGGCAACCCCTAATAGGAGCATTAACCTCTCCATAGCCATTCCGGTTGTTCGATGAATCGCAAATCCTATGGCCGCTGCCGCCACAGACATTAAGAAATAATCAAATTTTTCCTGATGGCTGGTGAATTGCCGGAAAACTTCGAGTTCTGTTTCGTCCGCCATACCCCAATCCTTCCAGATTCTTTTTAATTGCTCTATTCAGTCTTTTCTCTTCCTCCATCTGCGCTGCCAGTTCGGCAGTCAACTGCTTCATTTTTTCTTCAAACGGGATGCCGTCGTCTTCTTCGTCTTTGATGCCGACGTACCGGCCGGGGGTCAGGACGTAATTGTGCTTTCGAATCTCCTCCAGCGTCGCCGATTTGCAGAAGCCCTTAACGTCCTTGTACTGTCCTCCTTTGGTCCGCCAGCTGTGATAGGTGTCGGCAATTTTTCTTATATCCTCATCCGAAAACTCCCGGTGCGTGCGGTCCCGCATATAGCCGATTTCGCCGGCATCGATAAAGAGGATTTCCCCGCTGCGCTTGCGGTCGCCGTTGCCCAGACGCTTGCGGGAGATAAACCAGATGCACGCCGGAATGCCGGTATTGTAGAACAGCTGCTTGGGCAGGCCGACGATGCAGTCCACCAGGTCCGCCTCGACAAGGTTCTTGCGGATTTCCCCTTCATTGTTGGTTTGACTGGACAGGGAGCCGTTGGCCAGTACACACGCCATAATGCCCCGCGGCGAAAGGTGATAAATCATATGCTGCAGCCAGGCATAGTTGGCATTGGAAGCCGGCGGCACTCCATACTGCCAGCGGGGGTCATTCCGCAGCAGCTCCCCCGACCAGTCGCTGTCGTTAAACGGAGGATTGGCCAGGATAAAATCGGCTTTCAGGTCCTTGTGGGCGTCATTGAGAAACGACCCTTCGCTGTTCCATTTGACCTGCGAACTGTCAATCCGGCGGATGGCCAGATTCATCTTGCACAGCTGCCAGGTCGTCCGGTTGGATTCCTGACCGTATATCGAGATGTCCTCGCGTCGGCCCTGATGGGCCTCAATGAACTTTTCACTGGCGACAAACATCCCGCCCGAGCCGCAGCAGGGGTCATAGACCCGCCCGCGGTACGGCTCAATCATCTCTACCATCAGCCGCACAATGGACGGGGGCGTGTAGAACTGTCCGCCCTTTTTGCCTTCCGCACTGGCAAACTCGCCCAGAAAGTATTCATAGACTCGGCCTAAGAGGTCTTTGCTTTCGGCGGCTTCTTTTCCCAGTGCAATATTGCCGATTAAATCAATCAGTTTTCCCAGCGAGGTTTTATCGAGATTCGGCCGGGCGTAAACCTTCGGCAGGATGCCTTTTAAGGTGGGATTGGCCTTTTCGATTTCGCTCATCGCATCGTCGAGGTCTTTTCCGATGCTCGGCAGTTTGGACCGGCCGTGCAGATATGACCAGCGGGCATTGGCGGGCACAAAAAAGATATTTTCGGCTTTGTATTCGTCCGGGTCTTCAGGATTTGCTCCTTTGTAATCCCCTTGTCCGGCGGTCAGTTTTTGATGAAGTTCTTCAAATGTATCGGAGATATACTTGAGAAAAATCAGACCGAGGACAACGTGCTTGTATTCGGCCGCATCAATGTTTTTACGGAGTTTGTCGGCCGCCTTCCAGAGGGCAGCTTCCATATTTTCTTTTTGTGTCTCAGCGGGTTTAGTCTCTTGCGGCATGTCTGCTCCATTTGCAGTTTTCTTCCGTGTCCGTTTGCTTCGGCTCTTCTTGGATGTTTTAGCCACAAATTCCTCCTGTCTGGTTTCAAAACGTTTCAGACAATATTACCTATCCCCTCTCTTATTTCAACCCCCATTCTGCCCGACCCAATTCCAACTCTCCTTTCTCCAGAAAAAATCCATTGCTTCAAAGTCCAAAATATCTTTTTCATTTGTCCATCGCCGATTCCGGCTCTTTCTTGGTATTCTTCCTCCTCATTATTGAATACTCGGCCGCAATAAACCTATTTCCAGGTCTTCTTTTATCGATTCTTGCACGAGCATTTTTTGCACTCCATGTATACATTTCTTGCCAAAGCCAAAACACAAAAAATTTCGGCCGCTGCCTTTTCCCTAACACCCAAAAAAAGATGGACTATCCGCCCCGCAAAAAAATTTTTTCCCGTAGCTTCAATCCCGGCAAGGACTAACGTTTCGCTAACATTTTTTTGCCATTTTTCCTCTTGTCCCCAGCCCGCCCCAAAGTATCATAAGAGAAGGTGAACAACAACATCTTGTACGTTCTTTATTATCATTGCAATATCTTGTATTATAACCAGTTATGACAGGGATGTCCCCGTGTCGGACGGAAAGGAACAGCACAATGAACCCAACACCCGAAAAAAAAGGCCTTCAGCCGTGGGAAAATCATTCTAACCACTCTGCCCGCAAGGGTTTAAAGATAGACCCGTTTTTCGCAACCCCCGGCCGTCACCCCTTCGAGGAGCTCGTCTGGGAGACCCGCCAGGCCAAAATTACCGACGATTCCGGCAAGCCCATTTTCGAGCAAAACGATGTCGAAGTGCCGGCTTCCTGGAGCCAGCTGGCGACGAAAGTAGTTGTAAGCAAATATTTTTACGGCGATATCCAGTCCGGCCAGCGCGAAAACTCCGTCAAGCAGCTGGTCCATCGTGTCTGCCGCGCCATTGCCGATCGCGGCCTTCGCGACGGCTATTTTTTGACCGAGCAGGACGCCGAAAACTTCTATCACGAGCTCACCTGGCTGTGCGTAAATCAATACGGCGCCTTCAATTCCCCCGTTTGGTTCAACGTCGGCCTCTATGACGTGTACCATATCGAAGGAAGCCCGCACAACTACCACTGGGACGACCGCCAGAAAAAGGCCGTCCCGTGCCCCAACAGCTATGAATATCCGCAGGCGTCGGCCTGTTTCATCCAGTCCGTTCAGGACACGATGGAGGACATTATGCGGCTGGCCCGCAGCGAGGCGATGCTCTTTAAGCACGGCTCGGGCACCGGCACGGACCTGTCCACGCTCCGCAGCAGCCGCGAAAAACTGTCCGGCGGCGGCAAACCCTCGGGCCCGCTGAGCTTTATGCGCGTCTATGACCAGATTGCGGCCGTCATCAAATCCGGCGGAAAAACCCGCCGCGCCGCCAAGATGCAGTCGCTCAAAATCGACCATCCGGACATCAAGGAATTTATCACCTGCAAGACGCTGGAGGAAAAGAAGGCCTGGGCGCTGATTGAGCAGGGCTACGACCCCAACGAGGCCTACGACAGCATTATGTTCCAGAACAGCAATCTGTCTGTGCGGCTGACGGATGAGTTTATGGAAGCCGTCGAAAAAGACGGCCTCTGGACGACCCGCTCGGTTACGACCGGCCAGCCCGTGGAGACCTATTCCGCCCGCGAACTGATGCGGCTGATTGCCGAAGGCACCCGCATCTGCGGCGACCCGGGTGTGCAGTACCACACAACCATCAACAAGTGGCACACCTGTCCCAACAGCGGGCCGATTAACGCCTCCAACCCCTGCAGCGAGTATATGTTTATTGATGATTCGGCCTGCAATCTGGCCTCGCTGAATCTGATGAAGTTCCGCCGTGATGACGGCACCTTTGACATTCAGCGGTTCAAACAGGCCGTCCGCATCTTCATCATCGCCCAGGACATCCTTGTGGATATGGGAAGCTATCCGGAGCCCAAAATCGCCGAAAACAGCCACCGATTCCGTCCACTCGGGCTGGGGTATGCCAACCTCGGCAGTCTGATTATGAGTCTGGCACTGCCGTATGATTCCGAAGGGGGCCGGGCGATTGCCGCAGCCATTACGGCCATTCTGACCGGTACGGCCTACATCGCCAGTGCGGAGCTGGCCTCGGTCAAGGGGCCGTTCAGCGAATTTGAGGAAAACCGCGAGCCGATGATGCGCGTGATTGCGATGCACCGCGAGCATGCTTATCATCTGCCCGAGATGCACTGCCCGCAGGACCTGCTCAGTGCGGCCAAGAACGTCTGGGACCAGGCTTTCGATGCCGGCTCGCAGTACGGCTACCGCAATGCGCAGACCACCGTGCTGGCCCCGACCGGCACCATCGGGTTTATGATGGACTGTGACACCACCGGTGTGGAGCCGGATATTGCACTGGTTAAATACAAACTGCTGGCCGGCGGCGGCATGCTCAAAATTGTCAACCGCACCGTTCCGATGGCCCTCGAACGGCTCGGATACAGCCCGGAGGAAATCAAGAGCATCTGTGATACAATCGACCGCGACGACACCATCGAAACGGCAAGTGCCTTGCGGCCTGAGCATCTGCCCATCTTCGACTGTGCCTTCAAGCCCAAGAACGGCAAGCGGCACATCCACTATATGGCTCATCTGAAGATGATGGCCGCCGTTCAGCCGTTCCTGTCCGGTGCGATCAGCAAGACCATCAATATGCCCCACGAGGCCACCACGGAAGAGATTATGTCCGCCTATATTGAGGGCTGGAAAATGGGTCTGAAGGCCGTGGCGATCTATCGCGACGGCTCCAAACGCCTTCAGCCGGTCAATGTGGAAAATAAAGAGCAAAAAAAAACCAAATCTTCGGAAAATCAGGCTGTTGCACGGCCTTTCCGCCGCCGTTTGCCTGATACCCGCAACAGCATTACCCACAAGTTTTCTGTGGCGGGTCACGAGGGCTATCTGACGGTCGGTCTTTACGAAGACGGCCAGCCCGGCGAGCTGTTTATCACGATGGCCAAAGAGGGCAGCACGGTCGGCGGTCTGATGGATGTCGTCGGCACCTGTGTCTCGATGGCCCTGCAGTATGGAGTGCCGCTGATTACGCTGGTGGACAAGTTCCGCCATGCCCGCTTTGAGCCGGCCGGGATGACATCCAACAAAAATATTCCCTTTGCCAAAAGTCTGATTGACTACATCTTCTGCTGGCTGGGCTGTCAGTTCATTCCGGGCTATGCCGAAAAGAATATGCCCAACCATGCCCCGGCTCCGGCGGAGAATCCTACAACCACCACCGCCAAGCAGCTGGTGGAAAAGACGCAGGATTTGGCCAAGAAAATCGGGCAGGCCCGAGCCCTCGAGAGAAAGGCGGCGGCCGCCAAATCGGAACCCCAGACCCCGGCGGTGATGAAAACGGAACGTCCGGTTTCTGCCCGGTTTGACCGCGCGGCCGACCGGGCGGTCGAACTGGTTGGTTCGGTCCTTCAGAATCCGGACGGCACTCAGGCCGAGGCTGTTCTCATCCAGCAGTACAACAGCCAGTTTGAGCATTTTCAGGATGATGCGCCGGCCTGCGATGTCTGCGGAAGCATCTGTGTGCGGAACGGCGCCTGCTATCGATGCTACAACTGCGGCAACTCGATGGGATGCAGTTAATCGAGCTGAAACCTGACAAAAGGCCGGTCTTCAATGGCCGGCCTTTTTTGTTTTGATTCATTCAAGAGGTTCAAAGCGGTTTGTAAATCCGCACGCGGAACGTCTTCCGCAGGTCATCGGTCAGAAACTTGTTCGGACATTTGCCGCTGGGCAGGATTTCTCCTTCCTGGCAGTCGGCAGGGGAGCTGACCTCGATTTCGAGTGTTCCGTCATCGCTGAATATCCACAGCTCGCCGCTGACGGGATGTACGGCAATTCCTTCCGGGGTAAAACGGTCTTTGCGGTCCCATTCCCATACCGGCCGGGGCGCATGTTCCATACCCCCATCCCAAACGTATAGGGCACAGGTGGTTTCTTCATCCACCGGTCCGGCCAGCACATAATGAACTTTTCTCGCTGGGTCATATTCCATCCCTCGCAATCCCCGGCCCTCCAAATCCCACAAAACGACCTGCCCGAATTGTGCGGGTTTTCCTTTTACAACCTCCTGCGGGTTGAGCAGCTCAAATGCAATTGCTTTGGGCGGGCTTTTTTTGTCAGGTTTGTAAAGCGGATTGCGCAGTCCAATCAGAAGCGAGCGGCGTGTCGGCAGGTACGTCATGGCTTCAATATTCAATCCCTCTTTTTTGGGGGCCAGTTTTTCTCGTTCTTTTTTGGACAAATCCTCCTGCAGCTGCACGGCTTTATCCAGTTTCAGAAAGGCCGCCTCCGGCCAAGCCAAAAACTGTTCCATCAGATTCAGGCACGGTTCACCAACCGGTTCCATCCTTGGCAGGGCGGGAGCGGTTCTCGACGGGGCGGCTGCAAAGAAACGATAGCGGCTTGTGCGCACCTTGCCGTCTTTATTGCGCCCGTGCGAGGTAATCCAGTAAATCACCCCATCCGCCTCGGCGGCCGCCTCAATATCCGCCTCCGGAAACCGGCTGTCCACCCTCAAAAAACTGCTTAACTCAAGACTCCAGACCGGCTTGTCTGTTTTTTCAATCGAGTAAATCCGGATTCTGTTTGATTCATCGTTGGCAACGGCGAAATAATTCGGGTCCAGAAAGACCGCCGCGGAAATGTCCGCCGCCCCATGAAATAGTCTCTCGCTGAATGGAATCTGCTCGGCAGGAAGCATAAAGCCCATCCCCAAAAGAAGAGCAATTGTTGTCGTCATAGTCGTTCCTTTTCATCCGGTTCCGCTGCTGGATTATAGTATAACTATTCCGTCTCCGAAACTCGAGGGGTTCTTTCTTGACAGATGCATTTTTCGGCGGTAGTGTACCGACATTGGTTAAAACCTTTCTAACAAAAAAGCGGCGCATTAGGGAGAAATTTTTATGGATACCCTCAAACAGTTTGAAGTCTGGTTTGTCACCGGCAGTCAGCATCTCTATGGTCCCAAGGCCCTCAAGCAGGTCGATAAAGATTCCGAGCAGATCGCCAAGTCTCTCAACGCAGATCCGGCTATCCCCTGCAAGGTGGTTTTCAAGCCGGTTTTGACCGGCCCGGATGAAATCGCCAAGCTCTGTCTGGAGGCCAACAGCACACCTGCCTGTGTCGGGCTGATTACCTGGATGCACACGTTCTCGCCGGCCAAGATGTGGATTAAGGGGCTTGACCTTCTCAAGAAGCCGATTGTCCACCTTCATACCCAGTTCAACCGCGACCTGCCGTGGGATACGATTGATATGGATTATATGAACCTTCATCAGTCCGCACACGGCTGCCGGGAATACGGCTTTATCCTGACCCGGATGCGCAAGAACCGCAAAGTCGTCGTCGGCCACTGGAAAGATCCGGAAGTCATCGAGCGTCTGGCCGTCTGGATGCGGGCTGCCTGCGGCTGGAATGAAATGCAGAACCTCAAGGTCTGCCGATGGGGCGACAATATGCGTCAGGTCGCTGTGACTGAAGGCGACAAGGTCGAGGCCCAGATTCGCCTAGGCGTTTCCGTCAACGGCTATGGTGTCGGCGACCTCGTGGCCAAAATCGAAGAGGTTTCTGATGCGCAGGTTGAAGCCCTTATCAAGGAATACAAGGACGCCTACAAGATGAAGGTCAAGCCCGAGCAGATGGAATCCGTCCGCATTGCCGCCCGAATCGAAGCCGGCATGCGGGCCTTCCTCGAAGAAGGGGGCTTTAAGGCCTTCACTACGACGTTTGAGGACCTGCACGGTCTGCTTCAGCTGCCCGGTCTGGCTGTTCAGCGTCTGATGGCCGACGGCTACGGATTCGGCGCCGAAGGCGACTGGAAAACCGCCGCTCTCGTACGAGCGATGAAGGTGATGGCGACCGGTCTGAAAGGCGGTACCTCTTTTATGGAAGACTACACCTATCATATGGACCCCAAGTGCAGCAAGGTTCTCGGGGCTCATATGCTCGAGGTCTGCTCATCCATCGCCGCGGGCAAACCCAGCCTGGAGGTGCATCCGCTGGGCATCGGCGGCAAGGCCGACCCGGTCCGCGTGGTCTTCAATACTCCGGCGGGAGACGGCATCAATGCCTCCCTGATTGATATGGGCAATCGGTTCCGGATGATTGTCAACGAAGTTAAGGTCGTCAAGCCCGATGCGGACCTGCCTAAGCTGCCGGTGGCCCGTGTGGTCTGGATTCCTCAGCCCAATCTCAAGACAGCAGCGGCGGCCTGGATTCTGGCCGGCGGAGCCCACCATACGGCGTTCAGTATGGCCGTCACCAGCGAGTTCATCGAAGATTTCTGTGAGATGGCGGGCATCGAATATGTCCTGATTGACAAGAACACCACGATTCCCGACATCAAAAAAGAACTTCGCTGGAACGAGGTTTATTACGCCCTGGCCAAGGGATTCTGATTGCTCCAAACAACGGACTGTTTTGAAGAGAAGAAAGGGTGCAGGATGTTGACCGAAACACTTGCAGGGGTGATGGTATCGGTTATGGTTTTGAATACGGCGGCAGCGCAATCAGCAGATTTGCCGTATCGGGTTCGTCCGATGGTTCCGATTCAGGCGGAGGATTTTCCGCTTTCGCAAGTCCGACTTTTGCCCGGGCCGTTTCGCAATGCGATGGAACTCGACAAGGCCTATCTGCTTTCCCTGGAACCCGACCGGCTGCTGGCCTGGTTCCGCAAAGAAGCCGGTTTAGAGCCCAAGGCCCCTGTGTACGGCGGCTGGGAAT
Proteins encoded:
- a CDS encoding vitamin B12-dependent ribonucleotide reductase is translated as MNPTPEKKGLQPWENHSNHSARKGLKIDPFFATPGRHPFEELVWETRQAKITDDSGKPIFEQNDVEVPASWSQLATKVVVSKYFYGDIQSGQRENSVKQLVHRVCRAIADRGLRDGYFLTEQDAENFYHELTWLCVNQYGAFNSPVWFNVGLYDVYHIEGSPHNYHWDDRQKKAVPCPNSYEYPQASACFIQSVQDTMEDIMRLARSEAMLFKHGSGTGTDLSTLRSSREKLSGGGKPSGPLSFMRVYDQIAAVIKSGGKTRRAAKMQSLKIDHPDIKEFITCKTLEEKKAWALIEQGYDPNEAYDSIMFQNSNLSVRLTDEFMEAVEKDGLWTTRSVTTGQPVETYSARELMRLIAEGTRICGDPGVQYHTTINKWHTCPNSGPINASNPCSEYMFIDDSACNLASLNLMKFRRDDGTFDIQRFKQAVRIFIIAQDILVDMGSYPEPKIAENSHRFRPLGLGYANLGSLIMSLALPYDSEGGRAIAAAITAILTGTAYIASAELASVKGPFSEFEENREPMMRVIAMHREHAYHLPEMHCPQDLLSAAKNVWDQAFDAGSQYGYRNAQTTVLAPTGTIGFMMDCDTTGVEPDIALVKYKLLAGGGMLKIVNRTVPMALERLGYSPEEIKSICDTIDRDDTIETASALRPEHLPIFDCAFKPKNGKRHIHYMAHLKMMAAVQPFLSGAISKTINMPHEATTEEIMSAYIEGWKMGLKAVAIYRDGSKRLQPVNVENKEQKKTKSSENQAVARPFRRRLPDTRNSITHKFSVAGHEGYLTVGLYEDGQPGELFITMAKEGSTVGGLMDVVGTCVSMALQYGVPLITLVDKFRHARFEPAGMTSNKNIPFAKSLIDYIFCWLGCQFIPGYAEKNMPNHAPAPAENPTTTTAKQLVEKTQDLAKKIGQARALERKAAAAKSEPQTPAVMKTERPVSARFDRAADRAVELVGSVLQNPDGTQAEAVLIQQYNSQFEHFQDDAPACDVCGSICVRNGACYRCYNCGNSMGCS
- a CDS encoding DUF3616 domain-containing protein — encoded protein: MTTTIALLLGMGFMLPAEQIPFSERLFHGAADISAAVFLDPNYFAVANDESNRIRIYSIEKTDKPVWSLELSSFLRVDSRFPEADIEAAAEADGVIYWITSHGRNKDGKVRTSRYRFFAAAPSRTAPALPRMEPVGEPCLNLMEQFLAWPEAAFLKLDKAVQLQEDLSKKEREKLAPKKEGLNIEAMTYLPTRRSLLIGLRNPLYKPDKKSPPKAIAFELLNPQEVVKGKPAQFGQVVLWDLEGRGLRGMEYDPARKVHYVLAGPVDEETTCALYVWDGGMEHAPRPVWEWDRKDRFTPEGIAVHPVSGELWIFSDDGTLEIEVSSPADCQEGEILPSGKCPNKFLTDDLRKTFRVRIYKPL
- the araA gene encoding L-arabinose isomerase produces the protein MDTLKQFEVWFVTGSQHLYGPKALKQVDKDSEQIAKSLNADPAIPCKVVFKPVLTGPDEIAKLCLEANSTPACVGLITWMHTFSPAKMWIKGLDLLKKPIVHLHTQFNRDLPWDTIDMDYMNLHQSAHGCREYGFILTRMRKNRKVVVGHWKDPEVIERLAVWMRAACGWNEMQNLKVCRWGDNMRQVAVTEGDKVEAQIRLGVSVNGYGVGDLVAKIEEVSDAQVEALIKEYKDAYKMKVKPEQMESVRIAARIEAGMRAFLEEGGFKAFTTTFEDLHGLLQLPGLAVQRLMADGYGFGAEGDWKTAALVRAMKVMATGLKGGTSFMEDYTYHMDPKCSKVLGAHMLEVCSSIAAGKPSLEVHPLGIGGKADPVRVVFNTPAGDGINASLIDMGNRFRMIVNEVKVVKPDADLPKLPVARVVWIPQPNLKTAAAAWILAGGAHHTAFSMAVTSEFIEDFCEMAGIEYVLIDKNTTIPDIKKELRWNEVYYALAKGF